AATAAGAACCTGTGGTGCCCAGCCCTTGATCAAAAGTCCTCTCCCATTGATTCTCTCTtcaaatttattttcctttagcCATTCTTCTAATTCTGCAATCATTGATTCTTCCGTTTTTATCACCCAAATAAATGGGTGGTTTGATGCTTCCAAGCCCAACCCTAGCTCTATCAACTGTGATGCAACTAGGCGGCACTGGCTCCCGAAACATGCATAAATAACTGAACATGGTTTCTTTGAATCAAGCCAACCCAAACACTCTTTCTCCTCGATCGAGGCTCTGTTGCCTCTCTCAAACTTGTCTGAATGCGCTTTGCTGTAGAGTGAAACTGGGCCAATGCACCACACTTTTTTGTTTAGGGCATTCCTGTAACCTTCGACGAACTGGGGTTCGAGTTCACTAAAACTATTCACCACAACACCATAAGAGGCTAGTTCAGCCTCTCGTATTGGACCTCGAATATCATCTATGTCAGCCTGCGAAACAAATTCGCCGGGCAGCTGGGCTTTGGTTATCTCAATTTTCTGGGGCATTCCTGGGACAAGAAATTTTTCTGAGTTCAAAATGACCGAGTTTTGAGCGTTGTAGAGCTTTATGTTGTGGGAGCTTAGCAGTGAGAAGCAGCATGTCCCATGGAAAACTATCCGCGGGATTCGAAACTTTTGGGCTGTTTGCAAAGTCCAAGCAAGGTACTTGTCCGAAATTATACAACTGGGAGGGGGCTTTTGCTCCTGAAGGTATTGTTCTAATGGCCGTTGAAGCTTACCAATCGCAAAGTAGAAATTTCTTATAAGATCCCGTGAAGGTACAATGTCAAGACTCTCACAGCCTACGGGCAGACCTGCTTCTTGGCATGGAAATGGGAGTTCACTTACTTGAATAGGAAGCCCGGACTCTACGGCTCGTTTGACTATCGGTGCAAATCGTGATGCGTTGAGAGGGGTAGTGACTATGGTTACAATAACACCGCGCTCCGCCAAGAGCTTGGCCATGTCTATCATGGGGATCATATGGCCTTGTGCCATCAATGGGATTAGAACAAAGTGAAGCTGGTTTGGTGTTGACGCCATTTGGGCACTAGAACTGATTGGCTATTTTATTAATTTCAAGCCAAATCTAAGAAAGGAAACAGAGAAGAGGAGTCTGTTTTTGACTGAGATTACAAAATGGgaatacatgcatatatatatatatatatatatatgcaggcTTGGATTTGGTGGACGGCAGGTTCGTAATGTCAAATAGAGAGCGCTGAGTGGTTCATGCAAAGCCGGAATTGGCCGTGTCTTAAAAGGTGAGCTTGACTTTGACAAATCGAGCATAATGACGTGCCAACGTGAATCTTAATGTGCTGCAGAGCGTTCTGGCCTGGAGGGAGTTATTGATCAGGTCGCACATCGTGAACTGTTGCATCATTGTGGTGAACAAACACAGTGATGAATGCTGATCGTGGAAGGGGTCAATGCTTGAATTGATTCTAGATCAAGCCGTGCGTAACACAAGGGCTGAAATAGTTGTGATTCTAGGTCACCACGTGCGTAACACAAGGGC
This Malania oleifera isolate guangnan ecotype guangnan chromosome 11, ASM2987363v1, whole genome shotgun sequence DNA region includes the following protein-coding sequences:
- the LOC131168199 gene encoding UDP-glycosyltransferase 73D1-like translates to MASTPNQLHFVLIPLMAQGHMIPMIDMAKLLAERGVIVTIVTTPLNASRFAPIVKRAVESGLPIQVSELPFPCQEAGLPVGCESLDIVPSRDLIRNFYFAIGKLQRPLEQYLQEQKPPPSCIISDKYLAWTLQTAQKFRIPRIVFHGTCCFSLLSSHNIKLYNAQNSVILNSEKFLVPGMPQKIEITKAQLPGEFVSQADIDDIRGPIREAELASYGVVVNSFSELEPQFVEGYRNALNKKVWCIGPVSLYSKAHSDKFERGNRASIEEKECLGWLDSKKPCSVIYACFGSQCRLVASQLIELGLGLEASNHPFIWVIKTEESMIAELEEWLKENKFEERINGRGLLIKGWAPQVLILSHKAIKGFLTHCGWNSTIEGICFGVPMITWPLFAEQFLNEKLIVEVLRIGVRIGVELPTRWGEEEKVGVLVKSEDVEQAIKRLMDGAEEGENRRKRARQLGEKAKETMEEGGSSHLGITLLIEDIIKQSELDKRTGVQV